From one Lycium ferocissimum isolate CSIRO_LF1 chromosome 7, AGI_CSIRO_Lferr_CH_V1, whole genome shotgun sequence genomic stretch:
- the LOC132062688 gene encoding putative UDP-glucuronate:xylan alpha-glucuronosyltransferase 4: MGSKPSHTKPKLFTLSIVSFFIAFIYLSISHSFKRHETLIFHTLTDQKQPTEIFPRPVIKPSWYKYLQNETKKTRFKIGLVNVHKTPIEVKDLHDEEAELVNVHFCHVNKSVKWKDLFPEWIDENAPQKSSQCPEIPMPELEDYVDLNVVMARIPCENATNVFRLQVNLVVANLLVKNGLDSNDVYREIYVVFIGPCSPMVEIFRCDDLIWHEGNAWIYKPDLRRLKQKTLMPVGTCQIASPFAEPGQEEWRKYASSSTSNKIGHKPREAYVTVLHSSESYVCGAISLAQSIILSNSTKDLILLVDNSISQETLHSLKLAGWKIKIIERIRNPHAKRGTYNEWNYSKLRIWQLVEYDKLIFVDADFLFFKNIDPFFMFPQLSAAGNCRHVFNSGIMIIEPSECTFKTLMEKTLTVVSYNGGDQGFLNEVFSWWHRWPAKLNYLKNFQTDENRKYEYPEDAYAMHYLGLKPWMCYKDYDCNWDALEYRDFPNDLIHAKWWKVYDLMPKELQKFCDLTPEMDTRIRLERQKAKIANFSDGHWKIQVKDPRRLSDSDI, from the exons atGGGTTCCAAGCCTTCTCACACCAAACCAAAGCTTTTCACCCTTTCAATAGTCTCCTTTTTCATAGCCTTCATTTACCTAAGTATATCACACAGTTTTAAACGCCATGAAACCTTAATATTCCACACCTTAACAGATCAAAAACAACCAACAGAAATTTTCCCTAGGCCTGTCATCAAACCTAGTTGGTACAAATATCTCCAGAATGAAACAAAAAAGACGAGGTTCAAAATTGGACTAGTCAACGTGCACAAAACACCTATTGAAGTTAAAGACCTACACGACGAAGAAGCAGAGCTAGTCAATGTTCATTTTTGTCATGTCAATAAAAGTGTTAAGTGGAAGGACTTATTCCCGGAGTGGATCGATGAGAATGCGCCTCAAAAATCATCTCAGTGTCCAGAAATTCCAATGCCAGAGCTCGAAGATTACGTCGatttgaatgttgttatggctAGAATTCCTTGTGAAAATGCTACCAATGTGTTTAGGTTACAAGTGAACCTAGTCGTGGCTAATCTTTTGGTGAAAAATGGATTGGATAGTAACGATGTTTATCGCGAAATCTACGTTGTTTTCATAGGACCATGCAGTCCTATGGTTGAGATTTTCAGGTGTGATGATCTAATATGGCATGAAGGAAATGCATGGATTTACAAGCCTGATTTGAGAAGACTCAAACAGAAAACTCTCATGCCAGTTGGAACTTGCCAAATTGCTAGTCCATTTGCTGAACCAG GTCAAGAAGAATGGAGAAAATATGCTTCATCATCCACAAGTAACAAAATTGGCCACAAGCCAAGAGAGGCTTATGTGACTGTTCTTCACTCCTCAGAATCATATGTTTGCGGAGCAATATCTCTAGCACAAAGCATCATCCTATCCAACTCCACAAAAGACTTAATTCTCCTTGTCGACAACTCAATATCACAAGAAACACTCCATAGTCTCAAGCTAGCAGGATGGAAGATCAAAATAATCGAAAGAATACGAAACCCTCATGCAAAAAGAGGAACGTACAATGAATGGAACTATAGCAAGCTTCGAATATGGCAACTAGTAGAATATGACAAGCTCATATTCGTAGACGCGGACTTCCTCTTCTTCAAGAATATTGATCCTTTCTTCATGTTCCCACAGTTATCAGCTGCTGGTAACTGTAGGCACGTGTTCAACTCAGGGATCATGATAATCGAACCATCGGAGTGTACTTTCAAAACCCTaatggagaaaaccctaactgtTGTTTCGTACAATGGAGGTGATCAAGGGTTTTTGAATGAGGTTTTTTCTTGGTGGCATAGGTGGCCTGCTAAATTGAATTATCTGAAGAATTTTCAGACAGATGAGAATAGGAAATATGAATATCCTGAggatgcatatgcaatgcattACTTAGGTTTGAAGCCATGGATGTGTTACAAAGATTATGATTGCAATTGGGATGCTTTGGAATATAGGGACTTTCCAAATGATCTGATTCATGCAAAGTGGTGGAAAGTGTATGATTTAATGCCAAAGGAGCTTCAGAAGTTTTGCGATTTGACTCCAGAGATGGATACAAGGATAAGATTGGAGAGACAAAAAGCTAAGATTGCTAATTTTTCTGATGGGCATTGGAAGATCCAAGTGAAGGATCCAAGAAGACTTTCCGATTCCGACATttga
- the LOC132064229 gene encoding mitogen-activated protein kinase kinase kinase NPK1-like, producing the protein MQDIFGSVRRSLVFRTPNTDVADDGNHLVEKINSCLRNSRVFSKLSPPPRALPSTAVKDGGDAAVRPIRWRKGEMIGCGAFGQVYMGMNLDSGELLAVKQVMIAANSASKEKAQAHVKELEEEVKLLKNLSHPHIVRYLGIVREEDTLNILLEFVPGGSISSLLGKFGSFPEPVIRTYTKQLLLGLDYLHKNGIMHRDIKGANILVDNKGCIKVADFGASKKVVELATVSGAKSMKGTPYWMAPEVIRQTGHNFSADIWSVGCTVIEMTTGKPPWSQQYQEVAALFYIGTTKAHPPIPEHVSAEAKDFLLKCLQKEPELRPSASELLQHPFVTGEAQLSLPDGSSSMMGKSQGHSYSSGHNVKSVAGSVDICNLGTLNISTENTDNLSEARNMWRGNSSDDDMCQIDDTDNFLLGGGTVKTGDDFNKSFNPIAEPSDDWSCDYDMTPQSRQGNTDLVNNQEGGLGAGISLTPNNNSAVFCGPSISEDEDELTESKIRAFLDEKALELKKLQTPLYEEFYNSLNPSYSLQLAEATSDETTPNYLKLPPKSRSPSRGPIGSPSTGIDMISSPSPGSSNKRTSCIGSGSNQDYDDSSPQSNERRQSNSPIASFSEIQRKWKEELDQELERKREMMRQAGVGGKTSSPKDRALNRQRERSRFASPGK; encoded by the exons ATGCAAGATATATTCGGATCAGTTCGTCGATCACTGGTGTTCCGAACACCGAATACCGACGTTGCAGATGACGGTAATCATCTAGTTGAGAAGATCAATTCCTGTCTTCGAAACTCCAGAGTTTTCTCCAAGCTCTCGCCACCACCGCGTGCGTTGCCGTCAACCGCCGTTAAAGATGGCGGTGACGCTGCTGTGCGTCCTATACGTTGGAGAAAAGGAGAAATGATAGGATGTGGTGCTTTTGGACAGGTTTATATGGGAATGAATCTCGATTCTGGTGAACTTCTCGCCGTCAAACAG GTTATGATAGCTGCAAACAGTGCTTCAAAGGAGAAAGCTCAG GCCCATGTTAAGGAGCTTGAGGAGGAAGTCAAGCTTCTCAAGAATCTCTCCCATCCGCATATTGTT AGATATCTTGGAATTGTGAGAGAAGAAGACACATTAAATATTTTGCTGGAATTTGTACCTGGTGGATCTATATCATCCCTTTTAGGCAAATTTGGATCTTTCCCCGAGCCC GTTATAAGAACGTACACTAAGCAACTGCTCCTAGGACTGGATTATCTTCACAAGAATGGAATCATGCATAGAGATATTAAG GGGGCTAATATCCTTGTTGATaacaaaggttgcataaaagtgGCTGACTTTGGGGCATCAAAGAAGGTTGTTGAACTG GCTACTGTATCAGGTGCCAAGTCCATGAAGGGCACACCATACTGGATGGCTCCTGAGGTCATTCGTCAAACCGGTCATAACTT CTCTGCTGATATATGGAGCGTAGGATGTACTGTAATAGAGATGACCACGGGCAAGCCTCCCTGGAGCCAACAGTATCAAGAG GTCGCTGCACTCTTCTATATTGGGACAACAAAAGCTCATCCCCCGATCCCTGAACACGTGTCTGCTGAAGCAAAAGACTTTCTGCTGAAATGTTTACAGAA GGAACCAGAGTTAAGGCCATCAGCTAGTGAGTTGTTACAG CATCCATTTGTCACCGGTGAAGCACAACTATCTCTTCCTGATGGTTCTAGTTCTATGATG GGCAAATCTCAAGGTCATTCTTATTCGAGTGGGCATAATGTGAAAAGCGT TGCCGGTTCAGTAGACATCTGCAACTTGGGCACCTTGAATATCTCAACAGAAAATACTGATAACTTGTCGGAGGCTAGAAATATGTGGAGAGGAAACAGTAGTGATGATGACATGTGTCAGATTGATGATACTGATAATTTTCTCTTGGGTGGAGGAACTGTTAAGACGGGGGATGACTTCAATAAG AGTTTCAATCCCATTGCTGAGCCCTCGGATGATTGGAGCTGTGATTATGACATGACTCCTCAATCGCGACAAGGGAATACGGATTTAGTTAACAATCAAGAAGGTGGCTTAGGTGCTGGAATTTCACTCACACCTAACAACAATTCTGCAGTTTTTTGTGGTCCTTCCATATCAGAAGATGAGGATGAGCTTACCGAGTCTAAAATCAGAGCCTTCCTGGACGAAAAG GCTCTTGAACTAAAGAAACTGCAGACACCTCTGTATGAAGAGTTCTACAACAGTTTGAATCCTTCATACTCTCTACAGTTAGCTGAGGCTACAAGTGATGAAACTACACCAAATTACTTGAAGTTACCCCCGAAAAGTAGGTCACCAAGTCGGGGTCCTATTGGAAGCCCGTCTACAGGAATTGATATGATCAGTAGTCCAAGCCCTGGAAGTAGCAACAAGCGAACATCATGTATTGGCAGCGGAAGCAACCAAGACTATGATGACAGTTCACCGCAGTCTAATGAGCGGAGGCAATCAAATAGTCCAAT TGCAAGTTTTAGCGAGATTCAAAGGAAGTGGAAGGAAGAGCTTGACCAAGAGCTTGAAAGAAAGCGAG AGATGATGCGTCAAGCTGGTGTGGGAGGAAAAACATCTTCTCCCAAGGATCGAGCTTTGAATCGACAGAGAGAGCGTTCAAGGTTTGCATCTCCAGGAAAGTGA
- the LOC132064231 gene encoding pentatricopeptide repeat-containing protein At3g05340, whose protein sequence is MNTGWIFLNPRPVFPSYLSTLLFHFQAFSSVNPLSFPVNPARRISLLLSIYGKEGNVRLGSSIHASILKDPQFVFPGNQFNTQDTIVVWNSLVTMYTRCSRTHDAVQVFDEMPVRDIVSWNSIVSGFISNGNFKMGFGYFKEMVGSGCFKFDHASLTTILSACDGLDFIRVSKVMHGLVILSGMEREMSVSNALITSYFRCGCANSGRQVFDEMVVRNVISWTAVISGLAQNELCKESLDFFVKMQGDVVEPNYLTYLSALLACSGMKALDEARQIHGIVWKLGFQSDLCIESALMDVYSKCGSVQDAWQMFESAEVLDTIAMTVMLVGFAQNGYEEEALQIFVKMVRVGVDIDPDVLSAILGVFGSDTSLGLGKQVHSLIIKKGFISNSFVSNGLINMYSKCGELEESVEIFNSIARRNSVSWNSIIAAYARHGNAYRALQLYEEMRSDGVDPTDVTFISLLHACSHVGLVNKGMEFFESIESMYGMTPRMEHYAAVVDLLGRAGLLSEAKSFIEGLPVKPDILIWQALLGACSIHGDAEMGKYAADQWLLTSPDNPVPFVLLANIYSSRGRWKERARTIRKLKETGVAKETGTSWIEIEKEVHRFVVADQMHPRAMIIYSTLLELFRHMRDEGYVPDNKFILYYMDGDETEFSADLQDTSELLCSMW, encoded by the coding sequence ATGAATACTGGATGGATTTTCTTGAATCCAAGGCCTGTTTTTCCTTCATACTTGTCCACTCTTCTCTTCCACTTCCAAGCATTCTCCTCTGTAAACCCACTAAGTTTCCCAGTCAACCCTGCACGACGAATAAGCCTCCTCCTTTCTATATATGGGAAGGAAGGCAATGTTCGTCTTGGTTCTTCCATCCATGCTTCCATCCTCAAAGACCCACAATTTGTTTTTCCAGGAAATCAGTTTAATACCCAAGATACGATTGTAGTTTGGAACTCTCTTGTAACAATGTATACTAGATGTAGTAGGACACATGATGCTGTCCaggtgtttgatgaaatgcctgTGAGAGATATTGTTTCATGGAACTCGATTGTCTCAGGATTTATAAGTAATGGGAATTTTAAGATGGGGTTTGGGTACTTTAAAGAAATGGTGGGGTCTGGTTGTTTTAAGTTTGATCATGCAAGTTTGACTACTATTTTATCAGCTTGTGATGGGCTTGATTTTATACGGGTTAGTAAAGTGATGCATGGATTGGTTATTTTGAGCGGAATGGAGAGGGAAATGTCTGTTAGTAATGCGTTGATTACTTCGTATTTTCGATGTGGTTGTGCTAATTCTGGCAGGCAGGTTTTTGATGAGATGGTTGTGAGGAATGTTATCTCTTGGACAGCTGTGATTTCTGGTCTTGCTCAAAATGAGTTATGTAAGGAAAGCTTGGATTTTTTTGTGAAGATGCAAGGTGATGTTGTTGAACCTAATTATTTGACGTACTTAAGTGCATTATTGGCATGTTCTGGCATGAAGGCGCTTGATGAGGCTCGTCAAATTCATGGGATTGTTTGGAAATTGGGGTTTCAATCAGATTTGTGTATAGAGAGTGCGTTGATGGATGTGTATTCCAAGTGTGGCAGTGTACAAGACGCTTGGCAGATGTTTGAGTCTGCAGAGGTTCTTGACACGATTGCTATGACAGTTATGCTTGTGGGGTTTGCACAAAACGGATATGAAGAGGAGGCTTTGCAGATCTTTGTGAAAATGGTAAGAGTAGGGGTTGACATTGACCCTGATGTACTATCAGCCATTCTTGGTGTCTTCGGTAGCGATACTTCCTTGGGTCTTGGTAAGCAAGTGCACTCTTTAATCATCAAGAAAGGTTTCATTTCAAATTCGTTTGTGAGTAACGGGCTAATTAACATGTATTCCAAGTGCGGTGAACTGGAGGAATCTGTCGAAATCTTTAATAGTATAGCTCGAAGAAATTCAGTCTCTTGGAATTCCATTATTGCTGCCTATGCTCGTCATGGGAATGCCTATAGGGCACTCCAGTTATACGAAGAAATGAGATCAGATGGTGTAGATCCAACTGATGTTACATTCATCTCTCTGCTTCATGCTTGTAGTCATGTAGGACTAGTAAATAAGGGTATGGAATTCTTCGAATCTATAGAGAGTATGTATGGGATGACTCCAAGAATGGAGCATTATGCTGCTGTAGTTGACTTGCTCGGTCGAGCTGGACTGCTAAGTGAAGCCAAGAGTTTCATCGAAGGGCTACCAGTAAAGCCAGACATACTTATTTGGCAGGCATTACTTGGTGCCTGTAGTATCCATGGTGATGCTGAGATGGGGAAATATGCAGCTGATCAATGGCTCTTGACTTCACCTGATAACCCCGTGCCATTTGTTCTACTggctaatatatattcttccaGAGGGAGGTGGAAAGAGAGAGCTAGAACAATAAGGAAATTGAAGGAGACGGGGGTGGCAAAGGAGACAGGGACCAGCTGGATAGAGATAGAGAAGGAGGTACATCGTTTCGTAGTTGCAGATCAAATGCATCCGAGAGCCATGATCATTTATTCTACCTTGTTGGAGTTGTTTAGACACATGAGAGATGAAGGATATGTACCAGATAATAAGTTCATTCTATATTACATGGACGGTGATGAGACGGAATTTTCAGCAGATTTGCAAGATACCTCTGAACTTCTATGCAGCATGTGGTAG
- the LOC132064230 gene encoding kinesin-like protein KIN-14S, which produces MDDRTLEKLCDNFDHAVTISNGGETLESSSTVDGVIAERTSDSADESNALRCTTEVCSSNQEQSLPILEKIEASNKVLDLTKEQAALCNEVKGTSVDSLPGSEASNALQHTSVQHELLKKKYDEECELLKQKYMEECVQNELLKKKYDEECELLKKKYLEECTERKRLYNEVIELKGNIRVFCRCRPLNAGEIADGSTSVVEFDPSHENELQINCAGSSKKQFKFDYVFKPEDDQDVVFAQTMPIVTSVLDGYNVCIFAYGQTGTGKTFTMEGIPENRGVNYRTLEKLFSLSSERSSIMKYELFVSMLEVYNEKIKDLLVDSNQPAKKLEIKQSAEGTQEVPGLVEARVYGTEEVWELLKSGSRARSVGSTSANELSSRSHCLLRVTIVGDNLINGQRTRSHLWLVDLAGSERVGRIAVEGERLKESQFINKSLSALGDVISALASKTSHIPYRNSKLTHMLQSSLGGDCKAVMFVQISPNNSDLGETLCSLNFASRVRGVEHGPARKQTDLAELMKHKLLAEKAKHDEKETKKLQDSLQSLQLRLATREQMCRSLQDKVRDLENQLAEERKIRLKQESKALAGGSREFTASSYLSQPQKITTEKKPPLAPSKAVRLPLRKISNFVPPPSPLPRPPAKARKSFVPVASHDKENIARPSMTKAIVKPRRGSIIAVRPPPQGTNQVLQPKRRASIATLRPESSMSTFNNSAVRPRNDRFVGRQSFVWDPQRMWRTSRALSPIPQVKETSVATPIGATPVGSRSSKFMGSPPSQAPGSWRPKHPTVVALKKQLVWSPLKKAARSSNRKSFLSS; this is translated from the exons ATGGATG ATCGAACCCTAGAAAAGCTATGCGATAATTTTGATCACGCAGTCACCATCTCAAATGGGG GTGAAACCCTAGAATCTTCTTCTACTGTTGATGGAG TTATAGCTGAAAGAACCTCTGATTCAGCGGATGAGAGTAATGCTTTACGTTGTACCACAGAAGTATGTTCATCAAATCAAGAGCAGTCTCTTCCAATTCTAGAGAAGATTGAAGCTAGCAACAAAGTGCTC GACTTGACAAAAGAACAGGCAGCGTTATGTAATGAAGTCAAGGGCACGAGCGTGGACTCTCTTCCTGGTTCTGAAGCTTCTAATGCTCTTCAGCATACGA GTGTTCAACATGAGCTTCTAAAAAAGAAGTATGATGAAGAGTGCGAACTACTGAAGCAGAAGTATATGGAGGAGT GTGTTCAAAATGAACTTCTAAAAAAGAAGTATGATGAAGAGTGTGAACTACTGAAGAAGAAGTATCTGGAGGAGTGTACTGAAAGAAAACGTCTGTACAATGAAGTGATCGAACTCAAAGGAAATATCAGGGTCTTCTGTAGATGTAGACCTTTAAATGCAGGTGAAATTGCAGATGGATCAACATCTGTGGTTGAATTTGATCCATCTCATGAAAATGAACTGCAGATCAATTGTGCAGGTTCCTCGAAAAAGCAGTTTAAGTTTGATTATGTGTTTAAACCTGAGGATGACCAAG ATGTCGTTTTTGCTCAAACAATGCCCATTGTGACCTCAGTTTTGGATGGGTATAATGTCTGCATATTTGCCTATGGACAAACTGGAACAGGGAAGACGTTTACCATGGAAGGGATACCAGAAAACAGGGGAGTCAACTACCGGACTTTAGAGAAGCTATTTAGCTTATCTAGTGAGAGAAGCAGTATCATGAAATATGAGTTGTTTGTCAGCATGTTAGAGGTTTATAATGAGAAGATAAAAGACCTCCTGGTAGACTCGAATCAACCGGCTAAGAA GTTGGAGATAAAACAATCTGCAGAGGGAACTCAGGAAGTTCCAGGACTTGTGGAAGCTCGTGTATATGGTACAGAAGAAGTATGGGAGCTGCTCAAGTCCGGAAGTCGGGCTAGATCGGTTGGATCGACTAGTGCTAACGAGCTTAGCAGCCGCTCTCACTG CTTACTGCGGGTGACTATTGTGGGAGACAACTTGATTAATGGCCAGAGGACTAGGAGCCACCTTTGGCTTGTTGACCTTGCTGGCAGTGAGCGTGTGGGACGGATAGCAGTTGAAGGTGAGAGGTTGAAAGAGTCACAATTCATAAACAAGTCACTGTCTGCACTTGGGGATGTCATTTCTGCACTAGCCTCTAAGACATCTCACATTCCATACAG GAATTCAAAGCTCACTCATATGCTGCAGAGCTCTCTGG GAGGAGATTGCAAAGCGGTCATGTTTGTCCAAATCAGCCCTAATAACTCAGATTTGGGAGAGACTCTATGCTCACTGAATTTTGCAAGTCGAGTCCGAGGAGTTGAGCATGGCCCGGCTCGCAAACAGACAGACCTTGCAGAGCTCATGAAGCATAAACTACTG GCAGAAAAAGCTAAGCATGATGAGAAGGAAACCAAAAAATTACAGGACAGTTTGCAGTCACTGCAGCTGAGACTTGCTACCAGAGAACAGATGTGCAGAAGTCTTCAGGATAAG GTTCGTGATCTTGAAAACCAATTGGCAGAGGAGAGGAAAATACGTCTAAAACAGGAAAGCAAGGCTTTAGCTGGAGGTTCTCGTGAGTTCACCGCCTCATCATATTTAAGCCAACCACAGAAGATAACAACAGAGAAGAAACCACCACTGGCTCCTTCAAAAGCAGTGAGACTGCCACTAAGAAAAATCAGCAATTTTGTGCCCCCACCATCCCCTCTTCCTCGACCTCCTGCAAAAGCCAGGAAGTCCTTTGTGCCAGTGGCATCACATGACAAGGAAAATATAGCAAGACCATCTATGACAAAGGCAATTGTGAAACCAAGGCGAGGATCTATTATTGCAGTTAGACCACCACCTCAAGGAACAAACCAGGTTTTGCAGCCCAAAAGACGGGCTTCTATTGCAACCCTTCGCCCTGAGTCCAGCATGTCGACTTTCAATAACTCTGCTGTTCGACCAAGGAATGACCGTTTCGTTGGTCGGCAATCATTTGTTTGGGATCCACAAAGAATGTGGCGGACATCAAGAGCGCTTTCTCCAATACCTCAGGTGAAGGAAACATCTGTTGCTACACCCATAGGGGCAACCCCAGTTGGTTCACGAAGCAGTAAATTCATGGGAAGTCCTCCTTCACAAGCACCAGGTTCATGGAGGCCCAAGCATCCAACAGTTGTTGCATTAAAGAAGCAATTGGTGTGGAGTCCTCTGAAGAAGGCCGCGAGAAGTAGCAATAGGAAGTCCTTCCTTTCTTCTTAA
- the LOC132064232 gene encoding uncharacterized protein LOC132064232, protein MARSSLSCWCSAPIPKISPKTPFSSSLLPLNTRGFVGISLQKSISSSRVHAKFDKFQGQDNLEQDFTESASLDPQLQTIEEEDDSCLPSDLEGAVQQSGQATASFVSSGGMRAIVELLIPQLQFLDDEGAQAELWELSRIFVETLIEETGCQRVKAIFPDAGAAALLKYRWQDATFEFASLGDRKPVSREDEIVVMVVPDYQMLEYVERIASDLSDDPPRPLIMWNPRLISEDVGVGINVRRLRRNFLSTFTVAYSMRPLPDGAVFRCYPGLWKVFYDDKDRPNRYLLAKEQISRPTTEDLEIIYGGVDEKGEKGPSLLDQAAGIFSSINRFMKVISR, encoded by the exons ATGGCACGTTCAAGCCTCTCATGCTGGTGTTCTGCTCCAATACCCAAAATATCCCCCAAAACTCCCTTCTCTtcatctcttttacccttaaatACTCGTGGGTTTGTTGGAATTTCACTCCAAAAATCCATTTCCAGCTCAAGAGTCCATGCCAAGTTTGACAAATTCCAAGGCCAAGATAATCTTGAACAAGACTTCACAGAATCAGCTTCTTTAGACCCACAATTGCAAAcaattgaagaagaagatgacag TTGTCTGCCTTCTGATTTGGAGGGTGCCGTTCAGCAGTCGGGCCAAGCAACTGCTTCTTTTGTATCTTCAGGAGGAATGAGAGCCATA GTTGAGCTCTTAATACCACAGCTTCAATTTCTTGACGACGAGGGTGCACAAGCTGAATTATGGGAACTATCAAGGATATTTGTGGAAACACTTATTGAGGAGACAGGATGCCAG AGAGTTAAAGCCATTTTTCCAGATGCTGGAGCTGCCGCACTTCTGAAATATAGGTGGCAAGATGCTACATTTGAATTCGCCAG TCTAGGTGATCGGAAGCCAGTCAGCAGGGAAGACGAAATTGTAGTCATGGTAGTTCCTGATTATCAGATGCTGGAATATGTAGAAAGAATTGCATCCGATCTCTCAGATGACCCG CCTAGGCCTCTTATCATGTGGAATCCGCGTCTGATTAGTGAGGATGTCGGAGTTGGGATCAATGTACGTAGGCTGCGGCGCAATTTTTTAAG CACCTTCACCGTGGCTTACTCGATGAGACCTCTACCAGATGGTGCTGTATTTAGATGTTATCCCGG ATTGTGGAAagtgttctatgatgataaggaCCGACCAAACAGATATCTTCTTGCCAAGGAACAGATCAGCCGTCCAACTACAGAAGATCTGGAG ATAATATATGGAGGAGTGGATGAGAAGGGAGAGAAGGGACCCTCACTGTTAGATCAAGCAGCTGGAATCTTTTCTTCTATAAACCGCTTCATGAAAGTCATTTCAAGATAG